The proteins below are encoded in one region of Myxococcales bacterium:
- a CDS encoding MFS transporter, with amino-acid sequence MKESKAWRIKFSLFLTYFVFAILLNSVGTVILQIISNYGVSKPAASVLEAYKDLPIAFVSFLVASFLARFGFRNAMIGGLAIVTVATLSMPLLPSFFTTKVLFLCVGVSFALVKVSVYSTVGLITNNSKEHASFMNTIEGIFMVGVLVGYWLFSFFIDSTDPHSQSWLNVYWLMAGICLINILTLLATPYDESQAKSEGASFKDDFSIMIKLMARPMVYVFVISAFLYVLIEQGIGTWLPTFNNEILKLPSDISVQATSIFAACLAIGRLSAGAVMSRVSWYPVVMVCLLAMAGLVLVSMPLTHNIEPVEHLTWRNAPIAAFIFPVIGLFMAPIYPAINSVMLSALPKHQHSPMTGLIVIFSALGGTIGSRIIGTAFEWLGGQTAFYLSLIPMVIIMIALFFFKRETDKLITSSQI; translated from the coding sequence ATGAAAGAATCCAAAGCTTGGCGCATAAAGTTTTCCCTGTTTTTGACGTATTTTGTCTTCGCTATACTCCTCAACAGCGTCGGGACGGTCATCCTTCAGATAATTAGCAATTATGGCGTCTCCAAACCGGCAGCCAGCGTCCTTGAGGCCTACAAAGATTTACCGATAGCTTTTGTCTCTTTTTTGGTAGCGTCGTTCCTGGCACGGTTTGGATTTCGCAATGCCATGATAGGCGGCTTAGCCATCGTAACTGTGGCCACCCTCAGCATGCCTCTGCTGCCTTCTTTTTTCACAACCAAGGTTCTTTTTCTTTGCGTTGGCGTCTCATTCGCCTTGGTCAAAGTGTCGGTCTATTCAACCGTAGGCCTCATCACCAACAATTCCAAAGAACACGCTAGCTTCATGAACACGATTGAAGGCATTTTCATGGTCGGCGTGCTCGTAGGCTACTGGCTTTTTAGTTTCTTCATCGATTCCACCGATCCCCATTCGCAGAGTTGGCTTAATGTCTACTGGCTCATGGCAGGCATCTGCTTGATTAATATTCTTACTCTCCTGGCAACGCCCTACGATGAATCACAAGCCAAAAGCGAGGGTGCAAGTTTTAAAGACGACTTTAGCATCATGATCAAACTCATGGCCCGTCCTATGGTTTATGTCTTTGTCATCTCGGCTTTTCTCTACGTGCTCATCGAGCAAGGTATTGGCACCTGGCTGCCCACTTTTAACAATGAGATTCTAAAGCTGCCTTCGGACATCAGTGTGCAAGCAACGAGTATTTTCGCCGCTTGTTTAGCCATTGGTCGGTTGAGCGCGGGCGCAGTCATGAGTCGGGTGAGTTGGTATCCGGTTGTCATGGTTTGCTTGCTTGCCATGGCAGGACTTGTGTTAGTTAGCATGCCGCTTACTCACAACATCGAGCCCGTCGAGCACTTAACCTGGCGCAATGCGCCCATTGCCGCCTTCATCTTTCCTGTCATTGGTCTATTCATGGCGCCCATCTATCCCGCCATCAACTCCGTGATGCTAAGCGCATTACCTAAACATCAGCACTCGCCCATGACAGGTTTGATTGTGATCTTTTCCGCACTGGGTGGCACCATCGGCTCACGCATTATCGGTACAGCCTTTGAATGGCTCGGCGGACAAACAGCTTTCTATCTGTCCTTGATTCCCATGGTAATCATCATGATCGCGCTTTTCTTCTTCAAACGCGAAACAGATAAGCTAATTACAAGTTCACAAATTTAA
- a CDS encoding radical SAM protein, giving the protein MTYPLAKHRPTKKPRRRSLGRKLAEITKIASTIPFRHRPLLVHIVPIRRCNLACTYCNEYDNFSDPVPTEIMLERIDRLAKLGVAVVTISGGEPLLHPDLDCIIARIKEHGMVATLITNGYLLIEENIEKLNRAGLDRLQISIDNVNPDAISRKSLKVLDRKLLYLAELARFEININSVVGAGVERPEDALSIAKRAHELGFSATMGVIHDGNGHLEALSPSEKAIFDQFQRLNRFKLARFNKKFQVNLAEGRPNKWRCRAGSRYLYICEDGKVHYCSQQRGYPAIALEQYGKENLAREHITEKKCAPYCTIACVHQASTFDQWTAPQHAAPRKGSELIQLRSNK; this is encoded by the coding sequence ATGACTTATCCTCTGGCAAAACACAGGCCGACAAAAAAACCAAGACGTCGATCTTTAGGGCGCAAATTGGCAGAAATCACTAAGATCGCGAGTACGATTCCTTTTCGACATCGTCCGCTTTTAGTGCACATCGTTCCCATCCGACGCTGCAACCTCGCATGTACATACTGCAACGAGTACGACAATTTCTCTGATCCAGTACCCACCGAAATCATGCTCGAGCGCATCGATCGTTTAGCCAAACTCGGTGTCGCAGTGGTAACGATCAGCGGTGGGGAGCCTTTATTGCATCCCGATCTGGATTGCATCATCGCGAGAATTAAGGAGCATGGCATGGTCGCCACCCTAATCACCAACGGCTACCTGCTCATCGAAGAGAACATCGAAAAACTCAACCGTGCGGGCCTCGACCGCTTGCAGATAAGCATTGATAACGTCAATCCCGATGCCATTTCAAGGAAGAGCCTAAAGGTGCTTGACCGCAAGTTGCTTTATCTCGCTGAGTTGGCGCGCTTTGAGATCAATATCAACTCGGTAGTCGGTGCAGGCGTTGAGCGCCCTGAGGATGCACTAAGCATTGCTAAACGCGCGCACGAGCTGGGCTTCAGCGCAACCATGGGAGTGATTCACGATGGAAACGGTCATCTTGAAGCACTTAGCCCATCCGAAAAAGCAATCTTTGATCAATTCCAAAGACTCAATCGTTTCAAACTTGCTCGCTTTAACAAGAAGTTCCAAGTGAATCTTGCCGAAGGTCGCCCAAACAAATGGCGGTGCCGTGCTGGCTCACGCTATCTCTACATTTGTGAAGACGGCAAGGTTCACTATTGCTCGCAGCAACGTGGCTATCCCGCTATTGCTCTTGAGCAGTATGGAAAAGAAAATCTAGCGCGGGAACACATCACCGAGAAAAAATGTGCTCCGTACTGCACCATTGCTTGCGTGCACCAGGCCTCGACTTTTGATCAATGGACAGCTCCTCAACATGCTGCACCCCGCAAAGGTAGCGAGCTCATACAGCTCAGAAGCAACAAATAA